In Oenanthe melanoleuca isolate GR-GAL-2019-014 chromosome 8, OMel1.0, whole genome shotgun sequence, a single genomic region encodes these proteins:
- the AKNAD1 gene encoding protein AKNAD1, which produces MGKHPYFDPCNNKSSVHHWQSNGFDILHKQDIETTKKCKLSDWMKAQMNNSFSDALGCSTDATEEEDYVVYDGDVGISCKYNNNSDNLYACSCTKAISGVLKFACFEDKKNIKVAANYETPLHPEEVSSHHRGTRGTTGVPVEMPGSEAPFKKELAVGSSSKPGNKEHITTSRMSNVLLRHFSRGELLSTCHLIECETMPEVSCTESIDDTGSKPEPSEHSKDLLGHEQGATSSEEHPLQKHKEIKTYDKNGNALNENRPVSKKPIFSSCQCGHRQEYSQLINETGDAHTFQNMKDERVLFKRTVSPCELKYGQEQAHYCLPDFSEVASEIKVPKKLDNITVPSTERAKPFPILLSKSATVNNSLENKNYFNSAEVETQEESSISELLQQLQMLTQHADIQNHIDHLRFNPKILPQPDFANTSIAISSGLTGTPPDVFTYHAPVPVQPTHGLLKARLQPGTTASALPAARTVEAQCLNPDSLPQLTVGEKMSQILKDQTEQLTKKVEDFSKHMIQETIFLQDKYLALNQLKRYLDALERNYLKAREEHHNLHLQNYKDKPINLGEFDPERRVEGGIFRLGMLLEDIQEQIDGSKGSLSSLLTSYESGQSFYESSAVSSTADLPQRRGTETPILHKNHEGERSQTINAIPPTNQLSLEGKKCNLCLHINTNIQEEKMGTSPVFLQRKPTDLSDTNLSSDSEDSSACYNDSQSKDLVSCDTLSYKSLNMRLCGERKALRCRCPRGSRDQVKLRNYKESVQSCPLCRKNSSGSSSYSHKRISTQKAQKTEQPGEVITRLHERKSFEAAKTCCSSKYDKIILSHQCIPSKKFTQRKSAINIRDRNANDSYANILNSTLDHAIETANSLKKATERMVQAVSEDLAKVKRKDF; this is translated from the exons ATGGGGAAGCATCCAT ATTTTGATCCATGCAATAATAAAAGCTCTGTCCACCACTGGCAAAGCAATGGCTTTGATATTCTACATAAACAGGATATAGAGACCACGAAGAAGTGCAAACTGTCAGACTGGATGAAAGCCCAAATGAATAATTCATTTTCAGATGCATTAGGCTGTAGCACAGATGCAACTGAAGAGGAAGATTATGTTGTTTATGATGGGGATGTAGGAATAAGCTGTAAATACAACAATAATTCAGATAATTTGTATGCCTGTAGTTGTACAAAAGCTATTTCTGGTGTTTTAAAATTTGCCTGttttgaagacaaaaaaaacataaaagtaGCAGCCAATTATGAAACTCCTCTACACCCTGAAGAAGTCTCCAGTCATCACAGAGGCACCAGAGGAACAACTGGAGTTCCAGTTGAAATGCCTGGAAGTGAAGCTCCCTTCAAGAAGGAATTAGCTGTTGGTAGCTCCAGTAAACCAGGTAACAAAGAACACATAACTACCTCCAGGATGTCCAATGTCCTCCTGCGTCATTTTTCTAGGGGAGAATTACTAAGCACATGCCACTTGATTGAATGTGAGACAATGCCAGAGGTGTCCTGTACTGAAAGTATCGATGACACCGGGAGCAAACCTGAGCCTTCAGAACACAGCAAAGACCTTTTAGGGCATGAACAAGGGGCCACGAGTTCTGAGGAGCATCCCTTACAGAAGCATAAGGAAATAAAGACTTATGACAAAAATGGAAACGcattaaatgaaaacagacCTGTTTCAAAGAAacctattttttcttcttgtcaaTGTGGGCACAGACAAGAATATTCACAATTGATCAATGAGACTGGAGATGCACACACCTTTCAAAACATGAAAGATGAGAGAGTCCTGTTCAAGAGAACAGTTTCACCTTGTGAGCTAAAATATGGCCAAGAGCAAGCTCACTATTGCCTTCCTGACTTCTCTGAAGTTGCTTCAGAAATTAAAGTACCAAAAAAACTTGACAATATTACAGTTCCTTCAACTGAGAGAGCAAAACCCTTTCCCATTTTGCTAAGTAAATCAGCAACGGTGAACAACAGTTTGGAAAATAAGAATTACTTCAATTCTGCTGAAGTAGAGACTCAAGAAGAAAGTAGTATTTCAGAACTGCTGCAACAGCTACAG ATGCTGACACAGCATGCTGACATCCAGAATCATATTGACCATCTGAGATTTAATCCTAAG ATACTTCCTCAGCCAGACTTTGCAAATACCAGCATTGCCATTTCCTCAGGACTCACTGGGACACCACCTGATGTCTTCACATACcatgctcctgtccctgtaCAACCTACACATGGTTTGCTTAAagcaa GACTGCAGCCTGGAACAACAGCATCAGCACTACCAGCAGCTAGGACAGTAGAAGCACAGTGTCTAAATCCTGATTCACTGCCACAGCTAACAGTAGGAGAAAAGATGTCTCAAATACTAAAGGATCAGACAGAGCAACTGACTAAGAAA GTGGAAGACTTCTCTAAGCATATGATCCAGGAAACAATCTTTTTACAAGACAAATATCTG GCATTAAATCAACTGAAAAGATACCTTGATGCcttggaaagaaattatttaaaagctaGAGAAGAGCACCACAACTTACACCTGCAGAACTACAAGGACAAGCCTATCAACCTTGGAGAGTTTGATCCTGAGAG AAGGGTGGAAGGAGGAATATTCAGACTTGGCATGCTGCTTGAAGACATTCAAGAACAAATTGATGGCAGCAAAGGCAGCCTGTCATCGTTACTGACTTCCTATGAATCTGGCCAGTCTTTCTATGAG AGCTCAGCAGTTTCAAGCACTGCTGATCTTCCACAAAGAAGAGGTACTGAAACTCCAATTCTTCACAAGAATCATGAAGGAGAAAGAAGTCAGACAATTAATGCAATCCCACCAACAAATCAACTTTCTTTAGAAGGCAAAAAGTGCAATCTTTGTCTTCACAT aaatacaaacatccaggaagaaaaaatgggaaCATCTCCAGTCTTCCTACAGAGAAAACCAACTGATTTATCAGATACCAACCTGA gcaGTGATTCAGAAGACTCCTCAGCCTGTTATAATGATTCACAAAGCAAGGACCTTGTCAGCTGTGACACCCTAAGTTACAAATCATTAAATATGAGATTatgtggagagagaaaag cacTTAGATGCAGATGCCCCAGGGGAAGCAGAGATCAAGTAAAACTCAGGAATTACAAAGAGTCTGTTCAGTCTTGTCCCCTATGCAGAAAAAACAGCTCTGGTTCATCCT CTTATTCACACAAGAGAATCTCCACTCAAAAGGCTCAAAAAACTGAACAGCCAGGTGAAGTTATAACCAGACTTCATGAAAG GAAATCCTTTGAGGCTGCCAAAACCTGCTGTTCAAGCAAATATGATAAAATAATCCTTTCACATCAATGCATACCGAGCAAAAAATTTACCCAAAGAAAATCTGCAATCAACATCAGAGACAGAAATGCCAATGATTCCTATGCAAAT ATTTTAAATTCTACTCTGGATCATGCCATAGAGACAGCAAACAGTTTGAAGAAAGCTACAGAGCGAATGGTACAAGCAGTTTCAGAAGACCTAGCTAAAGTTAAAAGAAAAGACTTTTAA